From a region of the Citricoccus muralis genome:
- a CDS encoding thiamine pyrophosphate-binding protein has product MTVAPAPTVSPAAETAEPADLPVPSTGSDDSAVRATVPQAVAGVVREWAELLFGLMGNGNAHLISELTSTGFPFVTVRHEAGAVAAADAYYRASGRVGTATVTYGAGFTNTLTALAEASLARIPLVLIVGDAPTTGPRSFDIDQVGMAAAAGVETVRLDDRDPAAQVRGAYARAASGRRPVVVAIPYDLVEVPVGTSWGNAGEVEMSSASALADSGSRPTPVERLPVDGSPIDGGPVDRGSPDDALVEAELEPLTAALRTAERPLLVAGRGVLDSPGGPEALRALADRLGALLATSVMARNVAGPEGDLGIAGGFGRLERVEIMRQADVVLVVGASMNPFQMRYGTVFGPAATVLQVDVDPARRHERTEHFLRADAGTALRALADRPGTGLLENGGADGGWRARQPIPPAPRLDSAVEAVEVVDQGQGDLAGLADQAEQVTGAEKVGAGVVPLGLAADGRLDPRTMALALEGILPRERTFVQDGGHFIGWIPLMCSVPDARSHLFVGTAFQSIGLGFPSAVGAAVARPERTTVLVTGDGGGLMALADLESFVKQARSGVVVVFNDAAYGAELHQYAARGLDEQAMLIDEVDFAAVGRAFGAQGIRARSLQDLDALRDWVDRGAEGVFVLDLPISQHVVAEYMQESMAGALPAPRPLSVD; this is encoded by the coding sequence GTGACCGTTGCGCCCGCCCCCACTGTCTCGCCCGCCGCCGAGACGGCCGAGCCTGCCGATCTCCCCGTGCCGTCCACCGGTTCCGACGACTCCGCCGTGCGCGCCACCGTTCCGCAGGCCGTGGCCGGAGTGGTCCGGGAGTGGGCCGAACTGCTCTTCGGACTGATGGGCAACGGCAACGCCCACCTGATCAGTGAGTTGACCAGTACGGGGTTCCCCTTCGTGACGGTTCGGCACGAGGCCGGAGCGGTCGCCGCCGCCGATGCCTACTACCGTGCCTCGGGCCGGGTCGGCACCGCGACCGTCACCTACGGTGCCGGCTTCACCAACACCCTCACCGCCCTGGCGGAGGCCTCGCTGGCGCGGATCCCGCTGGTGCTGATCGTGGGTGACGCGCCGACCACGGGGCCGCGCTCTTTCGACATCGACCAGGTCGGAATGGCCGCTGCCGCCGGAGTGGAGACCGTCCGGCTGGATGACCGGGATCCGGCTGCCCAGGTGCGGGGCGCCTACGCCCGCGCCGCGTCCGGACGGCGCCCCGTCGTCGTCGCGATCCCCTACGACCTCGTGGAGGTTCCGGTCGGTACCTCGTGGGGGAACGCCGGGGAAGTCGAGATGAGCTCGGCTTCCGCCCTGGCCGATTCCGGATCGCGCCCGACGCCGGTCGAGCGGCTGCCCGTCGACGGCTCGCCGATCGATGGCGGGCCGGTCGATCGTGGGTCGCCGGACGACGCGCTGGTGGAGGCCGAGTTGGAGCCGCTAACCGCCGCGTTGCGCACGGCGGAGCGGCCGCTGCTCGTCGCCGGGCGGGGCGTGCTGGATTCCCCCGGCGGTCCCGAGGCGCTGCGAGCCCTGGCCGACCGGTTGGGGGCCCTGTTGGCGACCTCCGTGATGGCCCGCAATGTGGCCGGTCCCGAGGGCGACCTGGGCATCGCCGGGGGATTCGGCCGGCTGGAGCGGGTGGAGATCATGCGCCAGGCCGATGTGGTGCTGGTGGTCGGTGCCAGCATGAACCCCTTCCAGATGCGCTATGGCACGGTCTTCGGTCCTGCCGCGACCGTGCTGCAGGTCGATGTGGACCCCGCGAGGCGTCATGAGCGCACCGAGCACTTCCTGAGGGCCGACGCCGGCACTGCCCTGCGGGCGCTCGCCGATCGCCCCGGTACCGGCCTGCTCGAGAACGGCGGGGCCGACGGCGGCTGGCGCGCCCGCCAGCCGATTCCGCCGGCTCCGCGCCTGGACTCGGCAGTCGAAGCGGTCGAGGTGGTCGACCAGGGTCAAGGAGACCTGGCAGGCCTGGCGGATCAGGCGGAGCAGGTGACCGGGGCGGAGAAGGTGGGGGCCGGCGTCGTTCCCCTGGGGCTGGCTGCCGACGGTCGACTGGACCCGCGCACCATGGCTCTGGCCCTGGAGGGCATCCTGCCCCGAGAGCGGACGTTCGTGCAGGACGGCGGGCACTTCATCGGCTGGATCCCGCTGATGTGCTCCGTCCCGGACGCCCGCTCGCACCTGTTCGTCGGCACCGCCTTCCAGTCGATCGGCCTCGGGTTCCCGTCCGCCGTCGGTGCCGCAGTGGCCCGGCCGGAACGGACCACCGTGCTGGTGACCGGTGACGGGGGCGGCCTGATGGCCCTGGCCGATCTGGAGAGCTTCGTGAAGCAGGCCCGCTCCGGCGTCGTGGTGGTCTTCAACGACGCCGCCTACGGGGCCGAGCTGCACCAGTACGCGGCGCGCGGGCTGGACGAGCAGGCCATGCTCATCGATGAGGTCGACTTCGCCGCCGTCGGGCGCGCCTTTGGGGCCCAAGGGATCAGGGCGCGGAGTTTGCAGGACCTGGACGCCCTGCGGGACTGGGTGGACCGGGGTGCCGAGGGCGTGTTCGTGCTGGACCTGCCGATCTCCCAGCACGTCGTGGCCGAATACATGCAGGAGTCCATGGCCGGCGCCTTGCCGGCCCCGCGGCCGCTGTCCGTGGACTGA
- a CDS encoding FAD-dependent monooxygenase: protein MLFHHNGYVSGDPRVQPAAGVGVDRSAELPEAMDVLVVGAGPAGMTATAQLASFPEVMTCLVDRRPERLGIGQADGIQARSVETFQAFGFAEEIVAEAYHLTEMNFWKPDPQESGHIIRTARAVDDPAGVSEFPHLIVNQARVLDYFARFARHAPSRTEPYWGWEFVSLEVGEGEYPVTVTLKRTGETPDGGVRPGETRTIRTKYVIGGDGAHSKVRRDIGAQHVGAVSYHAWGVMDVIAESDFPDIRTKCAIQSEHGSILHIPREGGFLFRMYVDLGEVDQNDAGAVRKTPIESIIAQANQIVSPYTVDVKDVAWWSVYEVGHRVTDRFDDVLAEDVGQRHPHVFIAGDACHTHSAKAGQGMNVSIQDAFNLGWKLGHVLTGLSPESLLSTYSAERQPVAQKLIDFDREWSSMMAAKPEELESATALEDYYQKTAEFPAGFMTEYPAGLLVAEASHQALASGFPLGKRFKAHPAKRVSDTTPHHLGHQHTADGRWRIYAFADAAVSSASDSALRTWAEWLDSETSPVRRFTPAGRDLDALFDVQVIYQQPHEEVELMKAPSIFRPQVGRFQVSNLNKVWGVDPEDDIFEARGLSRDGAIVVVRPDQYVSAVLPLTATDELTDFFEPIFTP, encoded by the coding sequence ATGCTGTTTCACCACAACGGGTACGTGTCCGGGGACCCGCGAGTCCAGCCCGCCGCCGGCGTGGGCGTGGACCGTTCCGCCGAGCTGCCCGAGGCCATGGACGTCCTCGTGGTCGGCGCCGGACCGGCCGGCATGACCGCCACCGCCCAGTTGGCCAGCTTCCCCGAGGTCATGACCTGCCTCGTCGACCGCCGTCCGGAGCGGCTGGGGATCGGCCAGGCCGACGGCATCCAGGCCCGGAGTGTCGAGACGTTCCAGGCCTTCGGGTTCGCCGAGGAGATCGTCGCGGAGGCATACCACCTGACCGAGATGAACTTCTGGAAGCCGGACCCCCAGGAGAGCGGCCACATCATCCGGACCGCACGGGCCGTGGATGACCCGGCCGGGGTCAGTGAGTTCCCGCACCTGATCGTCAACCAGGCCCGGGTGCTGGACTACTTCGCCCGGTTCGCCCGCCATGCACCGTCCCGCACCGAGCCCTACTGGGGCTGGGAGTTCGTGTCCCTCGAGGTGGGCGAGGGCGAGTACCCGGTGACCGTCACGCTGAAGCGCACCGGTGAGACGCCCGACGGCGGCGTGAGGCCGGGCGAGACCCGGACCATCCGCACCAAGTACGTCATCGGCGGGGACGGCGCGCACTCGAAGGTCCGCCGGGACATCGGCGCCCAGCACGTCGGAGCCGTGTCCTACCACGCCTGGGGCGTCATGGACGTCATCGCCGAGTCCGACTTCCCGGATATTCGCACCAAGTGCGCCATTCAGTCCGAGCATGGCTCGATCCTGCATATCCCTCGCGAGGGCGGCTTCCTGTTCCGGATGTACGTGGACCTCGGTGAGGTGGATCAGAACGATGCGGGCGCCGTGCGCAAGACCCCGATCGAGTCGATCATCGCCCAGGCCAACCAGATCGTCTCGCCCTACACGGTGGACGTGAAGGATGTGGCGTGGTGGAGCGTCTACGAGGTGGGTCACCGGGTGACGGACCGGTTCGACGACGTCCTGGCCGAGGACGTCGGTCAGCGCCACCCCCACGTGTTCATCGCCGGCGACGCCTGTCATACGCACTCGGCGAAGGCCGGACAGGGCATGAACGTCTCCATCCAGGACGCGTTCAACCTCGGCTGGAAGCTGGGCCACGTGCTGACCGGGCTCAGCCCGGAATCGCTGCTGTCCACCTACTCGGCCGAGCGGCAGCCGGTGGCCCAGAAGCTCATCGACTTCGACCGTGAGTGGTCCTCGATGATGGCCGCCAAGCCGGAGGAGCTGGAGAGCGCCACCGCACTGGAGGACTACTACCAGAAGACCGCGGAGTTCCCGGCGGGCTTCATGACCGAGTACCCGGCCGGGCTGCTCGTGGCCGAGGCGTCCCACCAGGCGCTGGCCAGCGGATTCCCCCTCGGCAAGCGCTTCAAGGCCCACCCGGCCAAGCGCGTCTCCGACACGACTCCACACCACCTGGGCCACCAGCACACGGCGGACGGACGCTGGCGGATCTACGCCTTCGCCGACGCCGCCGTGTCCTCCGCTTCAGACTCGGCGCTGCGGACCTGGGCCGAGTGGCTGGACTCCGAGACCTCCCCGGTCCGGCGCTTCACCCCCGCGGGCCGGGACCTGGATGCGCTGTTCGACGTCCAGGTGATCTACCAGCAGCCCCACGAGGAGGTGGAGCTGATGAAGGCGCCCTCGATCTTCCGCCCGCAGGTCGGCCGGTTCCAGGTCTCCAACCTGAACAAGGTCTGGGGTGTGGACCCGGAGGACGACATCTTCGAGGCGCGCGGCCTGAGCCGCGACGGCGCGATCGTGGTGGTCCGTCCGGACCAGTACGTCTCCGCCGTGCTCCCGCTGACCGCCACGGACGAGCTGACGGACTTCTTCGAGCCGATCTTCACCCCGTGA
- the hpaD gene encoding 3,4-dihydroxyphenylacetate 2,3-dioxygenase produces MTHLDDRTMTSSGFYVSQEAPIVSDNPVPTPQAPAPDILRCAYMELVVTDLQRSREFYVDVLGLTVTDEDEDTIYLRSLEEFIHHNLVLRKGPVAAVAVFSYRVRSPEDLDKAVAFYEELGCRVERRQDGFTRGIGDSVRVEDPLGFPYEFFHEVEHVERLAWRYDLYTPGALVRLDHFNQVTPDVPRATKFLQDLGFRVTEDIQDDEGTVYAAWMRRKPTVHDTAMTGGDGPRMHHVAFATHEKHNILAICDKMGALRISDRIERGPGRHGVSNAFYLYILDPDGHRIEIYTQDYYTGDPDNPVVTWDVHDNQRRDFWGNPVVPSWYTEASLVLDLDGTPQEVKAREEKSEMDVTIGADGFSYTREGDQDGTYQGEAAKGFKLGHQL; encoded by the coding sequence ATGACCCACCTCGATGACCGGACGATGACGTCCTCCGGCTTCTATGTCTCCCAGGAAGCCCCCATCGTCTCCGACAACCCCGTCCCGACCCCGCAGGCCCCGGCCCCGGACATCCTGCGCTGCGCCTACATGGAGCTCGTGGTCACGGACCTGCAGCGCTCCCGCGAGTTCTACGTGGACGTGCTCGGTCTGACTGTGACCGACGAGGACGAGGACACGATCTACCTGCGGTCGCTGGAGGAGTTCATCCACCACAACCTGGTCCTGCGCAAGGGACCGGTGGCCGCAGTCGCCGTCTTCTCCTACCGTGTGCGCAGCCCAGAGGACCTGGACAAGGCCGTGGCCTTCTACGAGGAGCTCGGCTGCCGGGTGGAACGCCGCCAGGACGGATTCACCCGGGGCATCGGCGACTCCGTGCGCGTGGAGGACCCGCTGGGCTTCCCCTACGAGTTCTTCCACGAGGTGGAGCACGTCGAGCGTCTGGCCTGGCGCTACGACCTGTACACCCCGGGGGCGCTGGTCCGCCTGGACCACTTCAACCAGGTCACCCCGGACGTGCCACGGGCCACGAAGTTCTTGCAGGACCTGGGCTTCCGCGTCACCGAGGACATCCAGGACGACGAGGGCACGGTGTACGCCGCCTGGATGCGGCGCAAGCCGACCGTCCATGACACGGCCATGACCGGCGGCGACGGTCCGCGCATGCACCACGTCGCCTTTGCGACCCACGAGAAGCACAACATCCTGGCGATCTGCGACAAGATGGGCGCCCTGCGCATCTCGGACCGGATCGAGCGCGGTCCCGGCCGGCACGGGGTCTCCAATGCGTTCTACCTGTACATCCTGGACCCGGACGGCCACCGGATCGAGATCTACACCCAGGACTACTACACCGGCGATCCGGACAACCCCGTCGTCACCTGGGACGTGCATGACAACCAGCGCCGTGACTTCTGGGGAAACCCCGTGGTCCCCTCCTGGTACACCGAGGCCTCGCTGGTGCTGGACCTGGACGGCACGCCGCAAGAGGTCAAGGCCCGCGAGGAGAAGTCCGAGATGGACGTGACCATTGGTGCCGACGGCTTCTCCTACACCCGTGAAGGTGACCAGGACGGCACCTACCAGGGTGAAGCCGCCAAGGGCTTCAAACTCGGACACCAGCTGTAG
- a CDS encoding HpcH/HpaI aldolase family protein: protein MPIRLDPQPSFKSLFSAQARADRDGRAPAGMFVNSADPSVTEICASAGLDFLLIDGEHAPLGLETIQSQLRAMAGYSVVPVVRVPALDPVLVKQYLDLGAQSLVIPMVDSAEDAERAVRAMHYPPRGMRGVGSALARSARWNRIPDYLARAGDLVTLIVQIESAAAVAAAGQIAGVDGVDGIFIGPSDLAASMGLLGQQNHPDVVAAVKTVIGQARDAGTFVGVNAFAPDQARDYLAAGADFVNVGADVALLARATEALADTWCGTGTTE, encoded by the coding sequence ATGCCAATTCGCCTAGATCCACAGCCCAGCTTCAAGAGCCTATTCAGTGCGCAGGCTCGCGCCGACCGGGACGGCCGGGCACCGGCCGGGATGTTCGTCAACTCGGCCGACCCCTCCGTCACCGAGATCTGCGCCTCTGCCGGCCTGGACTTCCTCCTGATCGACGGCGAGCACGCGCCTCTGGGGTTGGAGACCATCCAGTCCCAACTTCGGGCCATGGCCGGATACTCCGTGGTCCCCGTGGTCCGGGTGCCCGCCCTGGACCCGGTGCTGGTCAAGCAGTACCTGGACCTGGGTGCACAGTCCCTGGTCATCCCGATGGTGGACAGCGCCGAGGACGCCGAGCGGGCCGTCCGAGCGATGCACTACCCGCCGCGGGGCATGCGCGGGGTCGGTTCGGCCCTGGCGCGGTCGGCGCGCTGGAACCGGATCCCGGACTACCTGGCCCGTGCCGGGGACCTGGTCACCCTGATCGTCCAGATCGAGTCCGCGGCCGCCGTCGCCGCCGCCGGACAGATCGCGGGAGTGGACGGCGTGGACGGGATCTTCATCGGCCCCTCCGACCTGGCCGCCTCCATGGGCCTGCTCGGGCAGCAGAACCACCCGGACGTCGTCGCCGCGGTGAAGACCGTGATCGGGCAGGCCCGGGACGCCGGCACGTTCGTCGGCGTCAACGCCTTCGCCCCGGATCAGGCCCGGGACTACCTGGCGGCCGGCGCCGATTTCGTCAACGTGGGGGCCGACGTCGCCCTCCTGGCCCGCGCCACCGAGGCCCTCGCCGACACCTGGTGTGGCACCGGCACCACCGAATAG
- a CDS encoding GntR family transcriptional regulator: MAEGRDPVNRGGSDQDAGTGSSKADVAYQRILSGINAGRYAPGARLVLAQLAAELEMSVVPVREAIRRLQSESVVAYTRNVGATVIGIDPEIYHDTMETLALVEGYSTALCAPLITAEEIERARAINERMRGLLADFNAVEFTRLNKEFHSVLFEHHQNSHILDLVHRGWARLAALRSSTFAYVPHRADRSVAEHDHLLDLIAAGAEFAAVEQAARHHRLNTLNAYLDHVAASNGDADSSSV, translated from the coding sequence ATGGCCGAAGGGCGAGACCCGGTGAACCGGGGGGGAAGCGATCAGGACGCCGGGACGGGCTCGTCCAAGGCGGACGTGGCCTACCAGCGGATCCTGTCCGGCATCAACGCCGGGCGCTACGCCCCCGGAGCCAGGCTGGTGCTCGCCCAGCTCGCCGCCGAACTCGAGATGTCCGTGGTCCCCGTGCGGGAGGCCATCCGGCGCCTGCAGTCGGAATCGGTCGTGGCCTACACCCGCAACGTCGGGGCGACCGTGATCGGGATCGACCCGGAGATCTACCACGACACCATGGAGACCCTGGCCCTGGTCGAGGGATACTCCACCGCGTTGTGCGCCCCCCTGATCACCGCGGAGGAGATCGAGAGGGCCCGGGCGATCAACGAGCGGATGCGCGGGCTCCTGGCGGACTTCAACGCCGTGGAGTTCACCCGGCTCAACAAGGAATTCCACTCCGTGCTGTTCGAGCACCACCAGAACAGCCACATCCTGGACCTCGTCCACCGGGGCTGGGCCCGCCTGGCGGCGTTGCGCTCCTCGACCTTCGCCTACGTCCCCCACCGTGCCGACCGTTCGGTGGCCGAACACGACCACCTGCTGGACCTGATCGCCGCCGGCGCCGAGTTCGCCGCGGTGGAACAGGCCGCGCGCCACCACCGCCTCAACACCCTGAACGCCTACCTGGACCACGTCGCCGCAAGCAACGGCGACGCCGACTCATCATCTGTCTGA
- a CDS encoding fumarylacetoacetate hydrolase family protein — protein MTETPSADHQDSQAPSPVDFSDRRHRPGKIIALHLNYPSRIAQRGRSPKFPGYFLKAGSSVSRSGEAIERPEGTELLAYEGEIALVLGETCRRVSPEEGWSKVSGITAANDWGLYDLRHADKGSNLKNKSGDGYTPLGPNVIPAAGLDPTQLRVRTWVNGELTQDDTTEGLAFPFGQLIADLSQLMTLEAGDVILTGTPAGSSVAQPGDVVEVEVDAPQAPGTPSTGRLITPVRSSGRTLADFGAQPQVDDTQREEAWGSREAAGLAPQPAAASGEARGAGEGAGVEPYRYVPDTPAADRTLLTTELRAKIEETAVATITAQLRKRGIDNATIDGVRPTHPGQRILGYAKTLRYVPNREDLFKRFGGGFNAQKRAMDTVEPDDVVVMEARGETGTGTLGDVLALRAQVRGATAVVTDGGVRDSAAVAEVGLQVYSNGAHPAVLGRRHIPWEVGGTIACGGTTVQPGDIIIGDDDGVVVVPPALLAEVVDAAWEQEQQDAWVYEQVEAGHPVDGLFPPNAEWKSKYEQYRQSRVNQGER, from the coding sequence ATGACCGAGACACCCTCAGCGGATCATCAGGACAGCCAGGCCCCGAGCCCGGTAGATTTCTCCGACCGGCGTCATCGCCCCGGCAAGATCATCGCCCTGCACCTGAACTATCCCTCCCGCATCGCGCAGCGCGGCCGGTCGCCGAAGTTTCCGGGCTACTTCCTCAAGGCGGGCTCCTCCGTGTCCCGCAGCGGCGAGGCGATCGAGCGTCCCGAGGGCACCGAGCTGCTGGCCTATGAGGGCGAGATCGCCCTGGTCCTCGGCGAGACCTGCCGCCGCGTGTCCCCCGAGGAGGGCTGGTCCAAGGTCTCCGGCATCACCGCGGCCAACGACTGGGGCCTCTACGACCTGCGGCATGCGGACAAGGGCTCCAACCTCAAGAACAAGTCCGGTGACGGGTACACGCCGCTCGGTCCGAACGTCATCCCGGCCGCCGGCCTGGATCCCACGCAGCTCCGGGTGCGCACCTGGGTCAACGGCGAGCTGACGCAGGACGACACCACCGAAGGTCTTGCCTTCCCGTTCGGCCAACTGATCGCCGACCTCTCCCAGCTGATGACCCTGGAGGCAGGGGACGTCATCCTGACAGGCACCCCGGCCGGCTCCTCCGTGGCCCAGCCCGGCGACGTCGTCGAGGTCGAGGTGGACGCCCCGCAGGCGCCGGGCACTCCCAGTACCGGCCGCCTCATCACCCCCGTGCGCTCCTCTGGCCGGACCCTGGCCGATTTCGGTGCCCAGCCGCAGGTGGACGACACCCAGCGGGAGGAGGCCTGGGGCTCCCGCGAAGCCGCGGGCCTGGCACCGCAACCGGCCGCCGCCTCCGGTGAGGCGCGTGGTGCGGGCGAGGGGGCCGGCGTCGAGCCCTATCGGTACGTGCCGGACACGCCTGCCGCAGACCGGACCCTGCTCACCACCGAGTTGCGGGCCAAGATCGAGGAGACCGCGGTCGCCACCATCACCGCCCAGCTGCGCAAGCGCGGGATCGACAACGCCACCATTGACGGCGTGCGGCCCACCCACCCCGGCCAGCGCATCCTCGGCTATGCCAAGACCCTGCGCTACGTGCCCAACCGCGAGGACCTGTTCAAGCGCTTCGGCGGCGGGTTCAATGCCCAGAAGCGAGCCATGGACACCGTCGAGCCGGACGACGTGGTCGTCATGGAGGCCCGCGGCGAGACGGGCACCGGAACCCTCGGGGACGTCCTGGCACTGCGCGCCCAGGTCCGGGGTGCCACAGCCGTGGTGACCGACGGCGGCGTGCGGGATTCCGCGGCCGTCGCCGAGGTCGGGCTGCAGGTCTACTCCAACGGCGCGCACCCGGCCGTGCTCGGCCGGCGCCATATCCCCTGGGAGGTGGGCGGGACGATCGCCTGCGGAGGCACCACGGTCCAGCCCGGGGACATCATCATCGGCGACGACGACGGCGTGGTGGTGGTTCCTCCCGCCCTGCTGGCCGAGGTGGTGGACGCCGCCTGGGAGCAGGAGCAGCAGGATGCCTGGGTCTACGAGCAGGTCGAGGCGGGGCATCCGGTGGACGGGCTGTTCCCGCCGAACGCCGAGTGGAAGTCGAAGTACGAGCAGTACCGTCAGTCCCGCGTGAACCAGGGCGAGCGATGA
- a CDS encoding 2-keto-4-pentenoate hydratase, translating into MLDHSTHVAIADELHQAGQDRKPVPLLTARYPDMGIEDSYAVQRIWSQRQIDAGRKKAGHKIGLTSKAMQDATGIDEPDYGVIFDDMVMESGHVYEWSRYTHPRVEMELAFVLKDTLAGPGVTLFDVLRATEYVVPALEVLDSRIEMEGRTITDTISDNAAMGAMVFGGRPVAPDAVDLRWVAGMLSRNQEIIETGVAAGVLNHPGNGVHWLANRISGHGDVLEAGEIILAGSFTRPMWVYAGDTVYADYGNLGTVTCQFA; encoded by the coding sequence ATGCTTGACCACTCAACGCACGTCGCTATCGCCGACGAGCTGCACCAGGCAGGACAGGACCGGAAGCCGGTTCCCCTGCTCACGGCGCGGTACCCGGACATGGGGATCGAGGACTCCTACGCGGTCCAGCGGATCTGGTCCCAGCGGCAGATCGACGCCGGCCGGAAGAAGGCCGGTCACAAGATCGGCCTGACATCCAAAGCCATGCAGGACGCCACCGGGATCGATGAACCGGACTACGGGGTGATCTTCGACGACATGGTCATGGAGTCCGGTCACGTCTACGAGTGGTCCCGTTACACGCATCCGCGGGTCGAGATGGAGCTGGCCTTCGTGCTGAAGGACACCCTGGCGGGCCCGGGCGTGACGCTGTTCGACGTCCTGCGCGCCACCGAGTATGTGGTGCCGGCGCTGGAGGTGCTGGACTCCCGGATCGAGATGGAAGGGCGCACGATCACCGACACCATCAGTGACAACGCCGCGATGGGTGCCATGGTGTTCGGTGGCCGCCCGGTGGCACCCGACGCCGTGGACCTGCGCTGGGTCGCCGGGATGCTGTCCCGGAACCAGGAGATCATCGAGACGGGCGTGGCCGCCGGGGTGCTCAACCACCCGGGCAACGGGGTGCACTGGCTGGCGAACCGGATCTCCGGGCACGGGGACGTGCTGGAGGCCGGGGAGATCATCCTGGCCGGCTCCTTCACCCGGCCCATGTGGGTCTATGCCGGGGACACCGTCTACGCCGACTACGGGAACCTGGGGACCGTGACATGCCAATTCGCCTAG
- the hpaE gene encoding 5-carboxymethyl-2-hydroxymuconate semialdehyde dehydrogenase, translating into MTAQSNDFVPANLPSTIQHYIGGQHVDSIDGDTFDVLNPVTNQPYLQAASGKVADIDAAVAAAKDAFENGPWPTMLPRERSRVLHKIADIVETRGQELAEMECYDTGLPISQALGQARRAAENFRFFADLIVAQHDDAFKVPGRQANYVNRKPIGVAGLITPWNTPFMLESWKLGPAIATGNTVVLKPAEFTPLSASLWPGIFEEAGLPAGVFNMVHGYGEEGFAGDSLVKHPDVPLISFTGESRTGQLIFANAAPYLKGLSMELGGKSPAVVFEDADLDSAIDATVFGVFSLNGERCTAGSRILVQRGIYDEFVERYSAQAKRVKVGLPHEESTEVGALVHPEHFEKVMSYVEIGKSEARLTAGGGRPDEFPEGNFIQPTVFADVSPEARIFQEEIFGPVVAITPFDTDEEALALANNTKYGLAAYIWTNDLKRSHNFAQSVEAGMVWLNSNNVRDLRTPFGGVKASGLGHEGGYRSIDFYTDQQAVHINLGEVHNPVFGRQEQAAEELQA; encoded by the coding sequence ATGACTGCACAGAGCAACGACTTCGTTCCCGCGAACCTGCCTTCGACAATCCAGCACTACATCGGCGGACAGCACGTCGACTCCATCGACGGTGACACGTTCGACGTGCTGAACCCGGTCACCAACCAGCCTTACTTGCAGGCCGCCTCCGGCAAGGTCGCGGATATCGACGCCGCCGTGGCCGCCGCGAAGGACGCCTTCGAGAACGGCCCCTGGCCGACCATGCTCCCGCGCGAGCGCTCCCGGGTGCTGCACAAGATCGCGGACATCGTGGAGACCCGCGGCCAGGAACTGGCCGAGATGGAGTGCTACGACACCGGGCTGCCGATCTCCCAGGCCCTGGGCCAGGCACGCCGGGCCGCCGAGAACTTCCGCTTCTTCGCCGACCTGATCGTGGCTCAGCACGATGACGCGTTCAAGGTCCCCGGCCGCCAGGCGAACTACGTCAACCGCAAGCCGATCGGCGTGGCCGGGCTCATCACCCCGTGGAACACCCCCTTCATGCTCGAGTCCTGGAAGCTGGGCCCGGCCATCGCCACCGGCAACACCGTGGTGCTCAAGCCGGCGGAGTTCACCCCGCTGTCCGCCTCCCTGTGGCCGGGCATCTTCGAGGAGGCCGGTCTGCCGGCCGGCGTGTTCAACATGGTCCACGGCTATGGCGAGGAGGGCTTCGCCGGGGACTCCCTGGTCAAGCACCCGGACGTGCCGCTGATCTCCTTCACCGGCGAGTCCCGCACCGGACAGCTCATCTTCGCCAACGCGGCCCCCTACCTGAAGGGCCTCTCCATGGAACTGGGCGGCAAGTCCCCGGCTGTGGTCTTCGAGGACGCGGACCTCGACTCGGCGATCGATGCCACCGTCTTCGGCGTCTTCTCCCTCAATGGCGAGCGCTGCACCGCCGGCTCCCGCATCCTGGTCCAGCGCGGCATCTACGACGAGTTCGTGGAGCGCTACTCGGCGCAGGCGAAGCGCGTGAAGGTCGGCCTGCCGCACGAGGAGTCCACCGAGGTCGGCGCCCTGGTCCACCCGGAGCACTTCGAGAAGGTCATGTCCTACGTGGAGATCGGCAAGTCCGAGGCCCGCCTGACCGCCGGCGGCGGCCGCCCGGACGAGTTCCCCGAGGGCAATTTCATCCAGCCGACGGTGTTCGCCGACGTCTCCCCGGAGGCTCGGATCTTCCAGGAGGAGATCTTCGGCCCGGTGGTGGCCATCACCCCCTTCGACACGGACGAGGAGGCGCTCGCACTGGCCAACAACACCAAGTACGGCCTGGCCGCGTACATCTGGACGAACGATCTGAAGCGGTCCCACAACTTCGCCCAGAGCGTCGAGGCCGGCATGGTGTGGCTGAACTCCAACAACGTCCGTGATCTGCGCACGCCCTTCGGCGGCGTGAAGGCCTCCGGCCTGGGGCACGAGGGCGGCTACCGCTCGATCGACTTCTACACCGACCAGCAGGCCGTGCACATCAACCTCGGCGAGGTCCACAACCCGGTCTTCGGCCGGCAGGAGCAGGCGGCCGAGGAGCTCCAGGCGTGA